Within Populus trichocarpa isolate Nisqually-1 chromosome 6, P.trichocarpa_v4.1, whole genome shotgun sequence, the genomic segment GATCAGCTTCATGGATCTgcatccttttatttatttatttatttattttttcgggCTAAAACACATGCATACTGAACTCcattattaattgaatttactTTGTTGCATACTCAAAGCACAATTatgcaaaaaacaattggtGATGGGTACCATAGACAGGCTACACATTTTTCTACACTTACAAATGTTTAATTCTTTCCCTTTTTATCTATATCACCAATACTTGCATCTGCACTCAGTTGGTATAATAAGCAGAGCtcattttcaaaatgtaaatgAACCATTCCAAAAAATGTCATGGGAATCTTGTTTAGGGTCACACATTGAGTTACTatgaagtaataaaaaaaataaaagcaaatccGTTTATCCATCtgtattatttgctttttactCTTTTAACAAGAGGgagacaaatgaaaaaaaaaagaaacagtgaACATACCATACAAATGATACTAGATATTGTTGAGTTGGAGCCAACAGACAATGCCTCTATCCTTAAAGGACCATCCTGAAACATATTTTAAGAAATGCTGATTGTCAGCAATGcaataacaaaacataaaaggAAAGGGCTACAAAAGAACAGGATTTTATATTCCATGTTCAAAAGAGTTACTTTAGCCTGAGATATTGACATAAATTAGCAACACAATTTTACAAGACAACTTTGGAGTTCCACGGTATTTTTACTGTGATAACCCACAAGGTTAATCCCAATCATCTGAAGGTAATAAATGCATCAATACAAAAAGTGCCACCCAGATCGCAAATATAAGCAGTGATGGGATACattgcaatttaaaaatataatcatacCCAGTTTATTGTTCCAGCTGAGACTTTGAGCCCTTGAATACAGGCAGTGATTCCCCAGTAAGCATGGATTCATCAACAATACTTCTTCCTGCAAGAACACTTCCCTATGACAGGAATATTTAATGTCAACAGAATCAAACATGAATGCTACTGGGATTCAAATGACATTGCAAATTGAAATGCTGGCCACTTATTTGTCAAATAATCAGCAAGTTCCTTTTGGTTTGAAAAGAAACTATGCAACCTTTCGGTTTGAAAAGAAACTATGCaactctatataaaaaataggtcTATGGACTTTTGTATGAATCCATTAAAAAGTCATTGGTAAGTAGATGGAGCAAGCTAGTTGAATATCTGAATACACAAGCATTTCAACGATTGAAAATgtgaaagaaatgttttttacatTGTTTGTAACATTTCATGAATATAGATATAGAAAGTAGCAATTACAGATATACCATATGCATTATATCATTGAAGCATAATTTAGGATCACTTCTTTCACTACCTCTAAAGATTCCTGCTTGTGACAAATATCAAAATCTACTGCAAATTTATGTCAAGTCTTAAGAGTGTTGTAAACAAGGAGCGCATTCACAAACTGCATACACATCCAGAGACTTGgatcaatgaaaaaaagagttaCCGTATATAAATTAAGCACTGaaatatgagaaaagaaaatcaaaatataattttaataccaTGAGAAATTTGATAGAGATCATGTGATGCTTTTACATCTACAGGAATAGTTTCTCCAGGTAGAACTAACAGTGACTCCAACTCGAACATCATCAGTGGGGACTTCAGTGTAAATAGCAGCAGAGCGAAGAACAGTATCCGTAGGGGAATTGCTATCTGATGAAGAAATTACAAGTCGTGACTGAGTGGACATGAGTGACTACAAGATCAATGAAATCACACAGGTTATTACATAAACACTATATTATTAAAGCTTACTTGGTATAgtttaacaataaaattcatccaACTTGCAGTTAACAATAAAGTCTATCAATGACTTGTTTTGATCGCTCAACAAtgttggaattaattttgaagggTAAATTCAATGTCTTTTTAGTTCTTCTAGATGCATGTATAAGTATTAATGATTTGATTATCCAATATCTAAAATTCTCTATAGACTATTATAAggatgtgtcatgaaagtattgTAATCTCAATAATATCAGTCCAAGTTCACGGGACTTCCTATGATATGAATGAGATATGTTTCTTCAATTATTTCCAACAAAGTGGCCTCGGAGATAGTTCGGTTTGGTGTGTGTTTAGAGGGATTAGAGCATGTGTGagtgagaaaataaatatcttcCTACAAACACTTCCTCTTTCTCTAACAAAAGATCCTTTCCTTGGTAACAAAGTGATATCAGAGCCCAACAAGAGAATTGGAATCTtgcatgaaaagaaataaaagatgcCTAAGAGAGAGGCTTAGTGCAAGTTGACAATTCTCAACACAAGAGAAAGTGTAGTACAAATGACATTAAGAAATCTCTTTCtaaagaaaaagatagaaaatggTCAGGGAGCcatgttataaaaaaagacaGCAGCATGATGAAGGGTGAGCCAAAACAAAAGCCACTTGAAAAGTCAAATCTTTCAAAAGCCACTTTTGAAAAGTCAAATcctgaaaaaaaatgtttggttaGAGAAATGTGACAGCAGgtcacaagaaaagaaaaatggttatGGGTAGCCATGttcaaacaaatacaattattGAAGACAAGCAGATGACAATGAGATGCCATTAGCTAGCCATGATAAAAAGAGTGACTAAAACAAAGATGCAAGAAAGACCTTAATATGAAGAAGGAAGATTCAAAATATAGTGGCAAAAATGTGgctattcaaaaaaaaaatagaagaagatattgaattgtttgtCATCAACAAAAGATGAGAAAGGTGTAGTAATCATGACGAGTTGATCCTCCAGCACAATCCAAATTTCAAGAgttatgagattttaaaaaataacaaggtgttagaattgattttgaattatgcATTCAAAGTGTCCTTTTAGTTATCCTAGGCACATGTATGTAGGAGATGTGACTATCTAAATATCTAGAATTATCTATAGACTACTATAAATAAAGTATTGAAAGAGTTGTATTCAAAGTCCAAGTCCTTTGGGAATTCCACGGTTATGCCCAATTCCTCAGTTATGGGAGTGATATGATACAAAAGAGAATTGTCTTCCACCATGCTTCCCTTCGACCTTTCTcccctaatttttttctaacaaacaAGAGAACAAAAGAACCAATCTAGAGCAGCTAACCATGAATTGAGCCCAACATAATGAAACTTAACCAAGTTTGAAAAAACATCAGCCATCAATGCTTAGTCATGCATGCTCCTCACAACAAGCAATGTTCTCTTGTATGTTGAAAAATGAATATTGCCTTTGTTGTCTTCACATTGGCAATAGTAATCAGTCTAAAATGTGATATTGGAACAATGCATTGAATGGAAATCTATGAAGCATATCGCATCACAATGTTTCAGAAACTAATGAAGCTTTCTACTGTTCAGGGTTAAATCAAATTTCCATTAAATGGCCACTACCAGTGTTATTCAACTACGAATGTAAATGAACCCAAAGCAACCAAGGTCAAAGGACACGGAAAGTACAGGAGGAAAAAGGACCAAGATTGTCTCAGCTTGAAGAAATGACAGTGTTTATGAGTACAACAAACACCAAACAGATAAACAATTTACCGGGAATAAAAAGAGTTGGGTTTCACATGGGAATCAACTAAGCATCCCATTTACTTCTTTCACTAATAGATATAAAAGTCATTACTACTTACAAGAAGTTCATTCATATCACTAGATGCCCTGATCCTTGCCTTTTCTTCAAGAGAACGTCCTAGAAGCACAAAACCAAGAAGCATGACCTGCACGCTAAAAAGCAATAGCCACCCATGAGAAACTTGTTAGTGAGACATAAAGTAAAAGCTAACTTCTGGCTTTAATACACAGAAAACTAGTGGCTGATACATGTAAAAAGGTTCTTATATAATAAGATGAGTGACAGCATTTGAGACGTCTCAACAAGATCAAGGAGTAAACTTTAGCTGAGTTAAGCATTATGTCAGACTCAGTTTGGAAGATTAAGTACCTTTCtcatacaattaaaaaacataaaacaaaaactttgagAAGAAAATGCAAATGCTGAAAGTAAGCAAGTCACCGGTTACTCAAAGAAAGATGCATCCCATTCGAGCTCAGGGCTGAGAAGTGAGATCTACACAAGAGAAGAATTCAGCACAAAAAACTTAGCAAAATGAACTCTTTTGCAATGTGAGCAAAATGAAAATCTTTGCACTGACTAGGGTCTCACCACGCTGATGATAAATGCAACAGATCCGAATCCCACAAGAGAATTCATATTTGGTGATCCCTTCTTGAACGCCCTTAAACCATCAACAAGCAAGTCTGCAAAAGATTTCGaagtaaaaaagattttatcagAATTGTGATTGCTAGTCTCAACATTAGGGAGTCAATTACACTTTGTCAGTTGTAACATACCAGTAAAATATCAACACATTCTAATTTGAAAGAAGAAATACGATAGTCAGTTAGCAAGAATTGTAATGTCAGTGAGTATAGTAAACAGGTTTTGAGGCGTAaagatcattatttttaaaatattaattgccTCCACTGTATTTGTTGCATGGTTAAAGCAATATATCTTCAGGATATAGCAAAATCTTAAACTTATAAACAAcaacttctttattttgtttatggtATAAACATAAACATAGAGTTTGTAGAGAAAAATTAGGGAGAGAAGAAGattgttttctaataaatttttgtCAATATCAAACTagtatttataaagaaaataacactCTTTTAAACCAATATATCTGTAGAGTTTAAAGACACACCTCtaccttcaaattaatttaacaacttGGCAAGAGATGTcatgcataattaattaattctgaaaattaattaattaacttaaattaaagTACCAAGtgccattatatatatatatatatatatatatatatatatatatatatatatatatatcaattttactTTTCCCTCCAAATCTTCCCTTCAACATCCAAATCTATTGATTTAGTGTCCTTGCATTATAAATTACAACAAAAcctctttatctttttaatgtgaaataaatttctctttaactaataatattcaagctatattttataataagaatGTTAAGCAGTGACCCAAATTTaataaacaacaaaactttACCAGATTGCACGATTggtaccaaataaaaaataacagagtATGCATGATCAAGTGAATTCTGGCTCATTCCTATGCAGGTGATATATAAGTATAACAAGCTTGAGAAAAGTGATACTGCCAAGGCAACTAAGTACCTCTTCCTGGTCCCAGAAGAGCTCCCAGAGCTAAGCCTCCCTTCACATACGAACTATGCAGCACCTGCGAAACGAACCTACACCAAAAACCACATATAAGCAGGtcacaaaaaattcaattttcaacttACATCATCTTCACTTGACATCTTGAAAGTAGCACGAGTCAGGGATTATGATTGAAATGAATGCATTACATTGCATGCATGTTAGAGTGTTCGTATGATTACCATGACCAGCGTGAATCCCGAGAGAGTGCAAAATATGAGAAGCATGAGATCCGCAACACACAGCAACCAAAGTCCACGCAAAAAGCACACTATTCCTACTCTTAACGATCAACTCCTTCTTTTTAATCATATCTTTCCACATTTTTACGTTTTCTGCTACTCCACTACCCGATACCCTCTTCTTCGCTTCAAATCCGCACTCACTCAATCTCTTCGCCAAACTCTCTGCAACACTCCCCGACATTTCTCCCTCCAACAACGCCTCCGGTTTCAACTTCACCGCCGCTGTCTCGGTCAACATGTTGACCACGGCGGATTCAACTCTCTCGTCTGCGGAGAGTACGATTTGACGCGCGAAACACACGCGCCGCACATTATTCCGGTTACATCAAGGAGAATCGCcgaattgtttttcttgttcGGAGCTTGAAACGCAGCGTTTTGAAGGTTAGTTTCGGTTTGGAGAGAGCTTGAGAGGGTGAAGTTAGGGATCGCACGTGGCCGGAGAGCCACGCGGCCGTTTAGAGTTGCCAGCACTGAAATCAATGTGGTCAAAACCGAAGCAGCGCTTCGGGTTCGGAGAGACGACGAGAAGCAAATTGTTAACCATTTTGagatataaattaaagttttagagagagaaactgTGGAGGAGACAACACAGAGAGAGATTGCATTGATGGTGGTTAACGGAGGTGGTCAAGAAGAGGAGACCATTGACTAGGTAATCGTGGGCGAATAGTGTCTTGCCACGTGCGATGATTGTTATCAATTTGGCCTTTAGCGCGAGCGCCAGGATTTAAGTTGGTCCATGCTGGATTTTCCTCACCCGTGTTTGAtctagaatgttttttttaaaaacaaattcatcacTAGTCTTCACTTTTAATTAGATCGAAAGTGTGAAAAACTTTTTTCACCTAGCTAATATCTATCAATACCCGgccaattaattttataaaaattaataaaaaactaaaaataagggtaattttattatatctcTCCTCgtaaacattatttattataatattttttttaattttattttttagtctattttttttttaatttcatcattcaacattagatttattaattttattagggattaaacttctttttttttcaatttactttttataaggttatctcagtctcatgacccgaaccgcaagtttgacaagttaactctgTTAACtcgagaattttttttcatcctaattgacttgttttttcaatttcattcttcaatatttagtggatcaaaaattaaacttcatgatttatttcggTTTGCTTTCTGCGAGGTTATCCACGTTTTATGTCTCAAATCATGAATTTGGCaggttaataaaaaactaaaaaagaaagggattttACTATACCCCTCCTCGTATAATACTATTAactgaaataatgtttttttctctctctctttttgttttttttccctttccaatcttttttttttcaatttgaaatacatcttttaacattaagttgattagggattgagtttcataatcttttttaattattttttttataaggttattataGTCTCGTGATCCAACTGTCGTTTATCCCTTTTCCTGGttgacttatttttaaaatttcatcatttaacactTGGTTAATTgtgaattagacttcatgatctgttttggtttgtttttcatgaggttatcctagtctcatgacttgagtcacaggtttaacaggttaactcgggCTGATtccagttgttttttaattggtttttgaatttcaattctATCATTCAACAATGGGTTTATCAaggattgagtttcataatttttttcaatttactttttatatagcTATCTTGGTCTCATAACTTTGATTggaggtttgaaaagttaattcgagttttttttctccttttctaattgatttttttcactcaatctcatctttcaagcattgagtttattaagaattaagttttgtgatttgtttcagttggctttctatgaggttatccccgTCTTTTGACTTGGGTCATaggtttaatgggttaacccggattgactatttgttgttttttatgtcattttcttaattgattttttttcaatttcatcttttaatattgggttgattgagaattgagttttataatttattttaaaaaaatttctattggGTTTTTCCGATTTCATGACCTAAGTTGCGAGTTTAATacgttaacttgggttgacccgagttattGTTTCTAGGTcccttttttaattgtatttttttcaatttcatccttcaacattgagtttattagaaattatgtttcataatttgttttgatttattttatagaaagttattatggtctcatgactcgatATGCAGATTGacaggttgacccgggttaacttggataaattcaatatatttttgtcttaatatttataaaaaattttattttagatatttattttgagtgaagcaatgtttttattaattattgccAAGTCAACCGAGTCACATCAAGTTAATTCCcatacaatttaaattatttttttactataataaacattaacaacatctaatttttttttacattaaaaaagttgatccAACCAGCAGCCTGATGCAAGCCAATTATCTAGTAATATCTAAGCTTAAAACATAAACTACATCTTAGTATATGAATCATAAAACCATAAATACAATCTaaacttaaattataaaatgaaaacttatatgttatattgaaaaacaaaattataacttcatcattttttttaaaaaaaataggtataaGTGTTGGGTGGACGAACATCTTAcagataaaaactaaaaaaggttTACCTTCTCACAAAGTATTGTTCACTGTAacaatgctttgtttttttttttttagttttttttaaataatagattTATCGAGGTTCGGgctaattgttttaatttattttctatgaggttattttgatttcatgattTGGGTtacaggtttgacaagttaactcgggttgactgagattgatctaatatgtttttgtttcaatattaataaaatatcatcttgatttttttaatcaaattatatttttactagtaTTTCAGGTTATTTTagaattcattaaattaatcGAGTCACATCAAGTAAGCGTAAAATAGTTTAAATCTTtttctacttaaaaaaaaaacatgataagaacacttatatataatttttgcattaaaataaaatttgccCGATGTTGTGGGCCAATAATCTAGTCTACCTCTACATCTGACTAATCTAACCAAATTGAATTATACTCGTCTTACTGTTCAAATTTTATCCATTCTAATTTAACAtgttcagagaaaaaaaattatggtaataaataattagtgatattttattaattattttatataatatacattaaataaaaaaataaaaaataaaattcataactcattagtaaaaatatatcatgttaGTATTTCTTTTCGTcttagtgtttttctttttatttaagattgtgtttgaaatttagtaaaaataatttttcaaaataatttttatttaaaaataaattaaaaaatttattttttatatcaatatattaaaattaaaaaaatatttttttttaaaaaaaacatggttgtgCCGAGTGTAGATGCCACTGGTAACTAGTATTTCGATGAAATATGTAAGAAAATAAGCAAGGGCATTAGCATGAGGAGCTTGGAGTGGGAGCGAATGAAAGCTTACCACGTGGGAGATACAAATATCAGCATCGAATCTAGtctagtaaataaataaatccttgTACGTTATCCATCTGCTTCTCTATCTCTGAGCTCTGTCTTCCTCTCCTCCCACCTTCtctttaactaaataaataaaaatggctCCTTTGAACGAGAATTGTttagagaaaacaaattcaaaatgccAAGCACCAATTTTTGCTCCAAACTCCATGGTGTTACTCTCTTCTTCAATCCTTCAAAACCCATTATTTCTCAGACCCCCAATCAAGCAAAATCCAAGTATTTTCATGGGTGAGCTTCATAATTCAATCACTTCAGCAGCTGACAAATGCTTGAGATTCCTCCATTCCTTTGCCTCTCGAAATCCTATTCTCAAAAACATTGTAACTGATTTTAACCAACATATGACCCGGGTTAGTATCTGTCTCTCAATGTAATATTATATTgcttaaataatttgtttttactggagctgttctttttttattttagattcaatGCAGGAGGGAGTACTGCAGGAGGAATATGAACAACTATCTGTCAAATCACAACTTTGCAGCTGTCTTACCTGGTGATTCAGTGGCAGGGCTAGTGGTGGCTAATGGGatcattaatttcttgaatatataCAACACTTTGTTGGTTGTAAGGCTTGTTTTGACCTGGTTTCCTAACTCTCCTCCTGCTATCGTTAGCCCCCTAAGGTACATCCACCCCATCTATgtaaattaacttattttttcttaattttagaCTTAGTGCTTAGAATCCAATTGTTATAACATTCTTAGAATTGCCGAAATTACttaatttgagttttgataTGGCTAGAAAATGTCAACTTTGGTGAAAATAGATCGCCTAGTCTAACCTAATATGTTTGATAATGAATCTGTTGCCATGCCAAAATGGATCGATGTCATATCACTTTCGGCTTGAGCAACTTTTTGCTTCAGTGATGATGAAAAGCTTGATAATTGCTTGTTTATTTGCTTATTGGAATTTGTCGTGTTAGAATCTATATGCATGCATGTGATTCAGTCTTGATGTTTGAATGCAGCACTTT encodes:
- the LOC127905452 gene encoding copper-transporting ATPase PAA2, chloroplastic-like, with the translated sequence MLTETAAVKLKPEALLEGEMSGSVAESLAKRLSECGFEAKKRVSGSGVAENVKMWKDMIKKKELIVKSRNSVLFAWTLVAVLHSSYVKGGLALGALLGPGRDLLVDGLRAFKKGSPNMNSLVGFGSVAFIISVISLLSPELEWDASFFE
- the LOC7492292 gene encoding ylmG homolog protein 2, chloroplastic, with product MAPLNENCLEKTNSKCQAPIFAPNSMVLLSSSILQNPLFLRPPIKQNPSIFMGELHNSITSAADKCLRFLHSFASRNPILKNIVTDFNQHMTRIQCRREYCRRNMNNYLSNHNFAAVLPGDSVAGLVVANGIINFLNIYNTLLVVRLVLTWFPNSPPAIVSPLSTLCDPYLNIFRGIIPPLGGTLDLSPILAFLVLNAFTSTATALPAELPENGASPRSRSSPTLFTHLTTAQKKWMRRLNGNKSRSSPGAD